Proteins found in one Passer domesticus isolate bPasDom1 chromosome 16, bPasDom1.hap1, whole genome shotgun sequence genomic segment:
- the RNF114 gene encoding E3 ubiquitin-protein ligase RNF114 isoform X2: MAAGGPSRAPERRADPLSRLTCPVCLEVFDSPVRVPCGHVFCTPCLQECLKPKKPVCGVCRSTLSPGSRALDLEKQIETTETTCNGCNKKMYLSKMRSHAASCSKYQNYIMEGVKAVTKEPLHNTRSFPNRFTFPCPYCSEKNFDQEGLVEHCKALHSMDAKQVVCPICASMPWGDPNYRSANFMEHLQRRHRFSYDTFVDYDADEDDMMAQVLMRSLRDK, translated from the exons ATGGCGGCGGGCGGACCCTCACGGGCCCCCGAGCGCCGCGCGGACCCGCTGTCCCGCCTCACCTGCCCCGTGTGCCTCGAGGTGTTCGACAGCCCGGTGCGCGTGCCCTGCGGACACGT CTTCTGCACACCGTGCCTGCAGGAGTGCCTGAAGCCCAAGAAGCCAGTGTGTGGGGTGTGCCGCAGCACGCTGTCACCCGGGAGCAGAGCTCTGGACCTGGAAAAGCAGATTGAAACCACAGAAACCACGTGCAACGGCTGCAATAAAAAA ATGTACCTGTCCAAGATGCGCAGCCACGCAGCCTCCTGCTCCAAGTACCAGAATTACATCATGGAAGGTGTGAAAGCTGTCACTAAAGAGCCCCTGCACAACACCAG GAGCTTCCCGAACCGCTTCACCTTCCCTTGCCCCTACTGCAGCGAGAAGAACTTTGATCAGGAGGGGCTGGTTGAGCACTGCAAAGCTTTGCACAGCATGGATGCAAAACAAGTG GTGTGCCCAATTTGTGCCTCAATGCCCTGGGGGGACCCCAACTACAGGAGTGCCAACTTCATGGAGCACCTGCAGAGACGCCACCGCTTTTCCTACGACACCTTTGTG GATTATGATGCTGATGAAGATGATATGATGGCCCAGGTTTTGATGCGCTCTCTGCGGGACAAGTGA
- the RNF114 gene encoding E3 ubiquitin-protein ligase RNF114 isoform X1: MGRGGPPGGSPGRAGRGAAAERRRGGDTAGRAAAAVPGAAPAPRGARPAASRRCARPRPQPRPRPSAGRGGAARAHAAPWRRGGRWRRADPHGPPSAARTRCPASPAPCASRCSTARFCTPCLQECLKPKKPVCGVCRSTLSPGSRALDLEKQIETTETTCNGCNKKMYLSKMRSHAASCSKYQNYIMEGVKAVTKEPLHNTRSFPNRFTFPCPYCSEKNFDQEGLVEHCKALHSMDAKQVVCPICASMPWGDPNYRSANFMEHLQRRHRFSYDTFVDYDADEDDMMAQVLMRSLRDK, translated from the exons AtggggcggggcggccccccGGGCGGCTCCCCGGGGAGAGCCGGGAGAGGAGCGGCCGCGGAACGGCGGCGGGGCGGTGACACCGCGGGCCGTGCGGCCGCCGCCGTGCCCGGAGCGGCGCCGGCACcgcgcggggcccggcccgccgCCAGCCGCCGGTGCGCGCGGCCCCGCCCACAGCCCCGGCCACGCCCcagcgcggggcggggcggggccgcgcgtGCGCACGCCGCCCCCTGGCGGCGCGGCGGAAGATGGCGGCGGGCGGACCCTCACGGGCCCCCGAGCGCCGCGCGGACCCGCTGTCCCGCCTCACCTGCCCCGTGTGCCTCGAGGTGTTCGACAGCCCG CTTCTGCACACCGTGCCTGCAGGAGTGCCTGAAGCCCAAGAAGCCAGTGTGTGGGGTGTGCCGCAGCACGCTGTCACCCGGGAGCAGAGCTCTGGACCTGGAAAAGCAGATTGAAACCACAGAAACCACGTGCAACGGCTGCAATAAAAAA ATGTACCTGTCCAAGATGCGCAGCCACGCAGCCTCCTGCTCCAAGTACCAGAATTACATCATGGAAGGTGTGAAAGCTGTCACTAAAGAGCCCCTGCACAACACCAG GAGCTTCCCGAACCGCTTCACCTTCCCTTGCCCCTACTGCAGCGAGAAGAACTTTGATCAGGAGGGGCTGGTTGAGCACTGCAAAGCTTTGCACAGCATGGATGCAAAACAAGTG GTGTGCCCAATTTGTGCCTCAATGCCCTGGGGGGACCCCAACTACAGGAGTGCCAACTTCATGGAGCACCTGCAGAGACGCCACCGCTTTTCCTACGACACCTTTGTG GATTATGATGCTGATGAAGATGATATGATGGCCCAGGTTTTGATGCGCTCTCTGCGGGACAAGTGA